Proteins from a genomic interval of Oncorhynchus clarkii lewisi isolate Uvic-CL-2024 chromosome 13, UVic_Ocla_1.0, whole genome shotgun sequence:
- the LOC139364859 gene encoding transcription factor 20-like isoform X2 — translation MQNFPNSPAPPALPPGFTSRGGGGPSYQPPSTDPQISPRMTDDYTGMQQQTPPNPQSHSRHLLHRGHHHPSQAGHMLAYDARNRAGESSHGNIHSGSSSNPYQKETMDYYFAMGGKDRHRRGGMAYGAGFGYSNMDGHIPQQYRQAGTSSSGMMSPYPLDYGSTAGPGGSSSGAGAFSPSHQYKMGQNPAMQPASGPQMQHRQHGQNYPAHQALQHGQQHRTYPISGHRMPPQFSHYSPQGSASTGSSGMYSSPPQRYHDGASSGGGFEPKVNNSPNMNSNSNSISSSATTNNVGSLENVTQSYHSSSYPSYSPQTHPLHKQATLQDRNSQHNLGVGYDNSLKMQHHAPPPGSVYSKHHQSTNPGMPQQPCQEISKSPMHSQPQQGQINQNFSPISNPSPAASAVQSPSCSSSPSPLMGVSEGHGNPLCPPHVPSHPPPPNPRSCRGRLLQTLPQLSPTPNSNSSISSCGSNKATGLNTSAGGGHLVSNRSRMAAGTGKGSHEEGSSSSVYSSSPLDKLMQDPGLNSLNALTSQVANLPNTVQHMLLTDTLMSHRRGKDGQSQMLQALQAIPSTQPRSRSVSAASSRGIGGGEGASSEAGGDEDSLLVSERVSSRAKEERDEQISEGGKSRMRQMSGTSSGSEPTGYYPPPSQSQMSMGSSKNQSHTGKSDQVSQGKRMFTESSTKQSLNPSDVSERKTTETRTPSLSSPSSAPQSAEPGPSVHSRPPVSSTPSCPIPSPAPQFHANCVSEPGATDVNTKNGLRKTREIKYEGIKDESGGMIEKGTHGADPREQTREGHMRQDRQNKENKLDRSSFRNKKGDEKDGKRCKTRDLDNSNQYQNIEEQPNAGGVGVIVSTRCEVNHPEKATCAQDNCIEEKHSDSFFRESSRHNGEEGMDLSVYSSHHEVPQKSNFGRSVPQNHPPSGPQKYGYQESPHGAAMGLKNRGRPSPGSVTGSNSRYQGFHQPKPSYAPEHTKDVAGTTVEGSVRRREGSGARGHDDNSQLQHQFPSLLQEVLQGYHLDRRYGRSEQALTAHLQAQNMTRQQYQTRHPYGMAESMRTQTGVGEVTSHPSRMTSPGKPLQLNHRQGPGSDFVPESTQSSLKSEGVDTKGSHSASSEKNKMATPQRHPTHMPQSTEFLSGPPPKHINLADYSLPHRKPPSGLPSSSSAVQELLLQKTEPLAGSVGTIGQIESQMLTSSLLPPSKERRSVICDVCPNRRSTPERDGEREREREKSPIGASVIQLPSTNDLGNSKEMGDKKEVGVKVASKETAEAVHHSGLTTKETDVEHHKKALHPSVVMNAEPLRRGKIDLTTTMPSQHLQQTSHYPSTTNPLSPPSRHQSYPHGVDLSAGHASGFPGSRFGDAREGNMMPRNPHFHNPYHSPQVHLQNPQSANKLQMYTHLHAHDLDDRLDWAATINRPTKDMMQSSTSPGRHKLSHSEQRQRMQSPTDILHNRQPFAKQQVPHQNTYYDMKMWESTHSGRESMGMLEGDPYQRSQQPPPAAPLGSVAPQLVPTAPPVSNILESPVSRVVTEEIFKSLHPTPNSMKTVGPSIGGNVNSVMPQSHRPNKTGGSGDTNPLMLRRRVRSFISPIPAKRQHQDVSQQRSAPSSYHSPLTYSESSLQNDDDSSSSDITTLGSPNTPCLTPGQSTYSQSSSPVQGKKSLPPRKGRGLKLEAIVQKITPNVKKSTNSGHTDVDSNDFAGFSHTEMSQFTDTQDEEECLPYLDESLSLSDIMPYRGVDETGPLPPTAYPCDPHQTSQVLKRGTTGTVTRPLQPDFDFGLGTAASSTGDRDKEIPADFTLLGPLPPPPPLPCPVQGSPPPSSSALSDIQHFTNTYQQLETRRGEQSAANLLRQKLEETGIGFDDYSSSDYYGTTPPHHSQAQGHLLRQPHQTSPRSSLAMTGSPQDSKQSDNSVPKGYFPSGKKKGRPVGSVNKQKRPQATQAQAQNASPSALSGPPIESPATVSPQVAPSPSTTASAPSVTPPTDQKMTPPEIPPVLTQAVKVDAESEDTQPEPEVISVCQKQGGVKDESEVVGSRGRQRRRRRRGVAAVAAKDDLEAATRAGEHFENSRVFPDNSKCAFAPYIHVERKVAEMGAVCTIVNGEEEKMKGEGGAVGGKASSSGIEALLTSALLSQLPRRDGDIERVKEKRELEDVDSALQAGKVLPSSEYLLPGPVITESIHSGRLLCCLCQKWANYKNLGDLYGPYYPPEYATRLPKNQPQIRQSLVTTGMSRNVQNLDTISNVLTTQGPELQDVPIIKSSTYSDCMFSQETSTTSPATAVGTASPAGGGEMLYLASKLAKSTTNKTTVLNWDMPPELKPVTELRKQPELQNEPTYSQQNQPCQQQQTEDTQQRPQHRKLTSHPRFKRRQKSSENSPRMVPSNSKASLPFQPPPPTLDSLGPLAQLAQLPQMPMDPEELWVHEACMVWTSGVYLVNGRLYGLQEALDGARDTVCSYCEMVGSTLGCYSKGCTLRYHYPCAMDADCSLNEDNFSLRCPKHKFPQSSQPAKSVYLEQSERG, via the exons ATGCAGAATTTCCCCAACAGTCCAGCACCTCCAGCTCTTCCTCCTGGATTTACTAGTAGGGGTGGAGGTGGCCCCTCTTACCAACCACCATCAACAGATCCCCAGATATCCCCAAGGATGACAGACGACTACACTGGGATGCAACAGCAAACCCCTCCAAACCCTCAAAGTCACAGTCGACACCTACTCCATCGAGGGCACCACCACCCTAGTCAGGCTGGCCATATGCTTGCTTATGATGCAAGAAACAGAGCTGGGGAATCATCACACGGTAATATTCACAGTGGCAGTAGTAGCAACCCTTACCAAAAGGAAACAATGGATTATTATTTTGCAATGGGTGGAAAGGACAGACATAGAAGAGGAGGTATGGCATATGGGGCAGGTTTTGGGTACTCAAATATGGATGGACATATACCTCAGCAGTACAGACAAGCTGGAACGAGCTCCTCCGGGATGATGTCTCCCTATCCTTTGGACTATGGTTCGACGGCCGGCCCAGGTGGTAGCAGCAGTGGTGCTGGAGCATTTTCCCCCTCCCATCAGTACAAAATGGGTCAGAACCCTGCAATGCAGCCAGCATCAGGGCCTCAGATGCAGCACCGCCAACATGGACAGAATTACCCCGCCCATCAAGCTCTGCAACATGGACAGCAGCATAGGACTTATCCCATCTCTGGACACAGAATGCCTCCACAGTTCTCACACTACTCCCCACAGGGTAGTGCATCCACAGGGTCATCAGGAATGTACAGCTCCCCACCACAGAGATATCATGATGGGGCCAGCAGTGGTGGTGGATTTGAACCTAAAGTCAACAACTCTCCAAATATGAACTCTAATTCAAACTCAATTTCAAGTTCAGCTACAACAAACAATGTTGGATCACTGGAGAATGTTACACAGAGTTACCACTCTTCAAGTTACCCCTCATACTCCCCACAAACTCATCCACTCCACAAACAAGCCACCCTCCAGGACCGCAATTCTCAGCACAATTTAGGAGTAGGTTACGACAACTCTCTCAAAATGCAGCATCATGCCCCTCCACCAGGTTCTGTATACTCTAAACATCACCAATCCACCAATCCCGGAATGCCTCAACAACCGTGTCAAGAAATCTCCAAATCGCCAATGCACTCTCAACCCCAACAGGGCCAGATTAACCAAAACTTCAGCCCTATATCTAACCCCTCTCCAGCTGCTTCTGCAGTGCAGTCTCCCAGTTGTAGCTCCTCACCTTCCCCGTTGATGGGTGTCTCAGAAGGTCATGGAAACCCTTTATGTCCCCCACATGTTCCATCACATCCTCCTCCCCCAAATCCTCGTAGTTGCCGTGGTCGGTTATTGCAGACTTTGCCTCAGTTGAGTCCCACACCCAACTCCAACAGCAGCATCAGTAGTTGTGGCAGTAACAAAGCTACTGGTCTGAATACAAGCGCTGGAGGTGGTCACTTAGTCTCAAACCGAAGCAGAATGGCTGCAGGTACAGGAAAAGGATCACATGAAGAAGGGTCATCCTCGTCTGTCTATTCATCTTCTCCTCTTGACAAACTCATGCAAGATCCTGGCTTGAACAGTCTAAATGCGTTGACATCACAGGTAGCGAATTTACCCAATACAGTGCAACATATGCTTCTCACTGACACATTAATGTCACATAGAAGGGGGAAAGATGGACAAAGTCAAATGCTGCAGGCATTACAAGCCATTCCCTCTACTCAACCAAGGAGTCGAAGTGTCAGTGCTGCCTCAAGCAGAGGGATAGGTGGTGGTGAAGGTGCTAGCTCGGAGGCTGGAGGTGATGAAGATTCCTTATTGGTGTCCGAAAGAGTATCATCAAGGGCCAAAGAGGAACGAGATGAGCAGATTTCTGAGGGGGGGAAATCTAGAATGCGGCAGATGAGTGGCACAAGCAGTGGATCAGAACCAACTGGCTACTATCCTCCTCCATCTCAGAGTCAAATGTCCATGGGTTCTAGTAAAAACCAATCCCATACTGGAAAGAGTGATCAGGTTTCACAAGGGAAGAGGATGTTCACGGAATCTTCTACAAAACAATCTCTGAATCCATCAGATGTTTCTGAAAGAAAGACAACTGAAACCCGGACACCTTCATTGtcatctccctcctctgctcctcaaTCTGCTGAGCCTGGTCCAAGCGTACATTCTCGccctcctgtttcctctactCCATCATGCCCCATTCCCTCTCCTGCTCCTCAGTTCCACGCTAACTGTGTTTCTGAGCCTGGTGCCACTGATGTGAATACTAAAAATGGGCTTAGGAAAACAAGGGAAATTAAATATGAAGGAATTAAagatgaaagtggagggatgattGAAAAAGGCACCCATGGTGCAGACCCGAGAGAGCAGACCCGAGAGGGACACATGCGACAAGATAGGCAGAACAAAGAAAATAAATTGGATCGATCTTCCTTCCGTAACAAAAAGGGGGATGAGAAGGACGGAAAACGATGTAAGACACGAGATTTGGACAACTCCAATCAATATCAAAATATTGAGGAACAGCCCAATGCTGGTGGAGTGGGTGTTATTGTGTCAACTCGTTGTGAGGTAAATCATCCAGAAAAAGCTACATGTGCACAAGACAACTGCATAGAGGAGAAACATTCAGACAGCTTCTTTAGAGAGTCTAGTCGTCATAacggggaggaaggaatggatttGAGTGTATATTCCTCTCATCATGAAGTTCCCCAGAAATCTAACTTCGGACGGTCTGTCCCTCAAAATCATCCCCCCTCAGGTCCTCAAAAATATGGTTACCAAGAGTCACCACATGGTGCTGCCATGGGTTTGAAGAACCGAGGGAGACCTAGTCCAGGGAGTGTAACAGGATCAAATTCAAGGTATCAAGGCTTCCATCAGCCAAAGCCCAGTTATGCCCCTGAACACACCAAGGATGTCGCGGGGACTACAGTTGAGGGATCagtgaggagaagagaaggatcAGGAGCAAGAGGACATGATGATAATTCTCAACTGCAGCATCAATTTCCAAGCCTCTTGCAGGAGGTTCTACAGGGTTATCACTTAGACCGGCGCTATGGGCGATCTGAACAGGCACTAACTGCCCATCTCCAGGCTCAAAATATGACTCGGCAACAGTACCAAACCAGGCATCCTTATGGCATGGCTGAAAGTATGAGAACCCAAACTGGAGTTGGAGAGGTCACTTCCCACCCCTCCCGAATGACCAGCCCTGGAAAGCCTCTTCAACTAAATCACCGCCAGGGGCCTGGATCTGATTTTGTACCAGAATCAACTCAATCCTCCTTGAAGTCTGAAGGAGTAGATACTAAGGGATCTCACAGTGCTTCTTCAGAGAAAAATAAAATGGCAACACCGCAGCGTCACCCAACCCATATGCCACAGTCTACAGAGTTTTTGTCTGGACCTCCACCAAAACACATCAATTTAGCCGACTACTCGTTACCTCACAGGAAACCCCCTTCAGGTCTGCCCAGCTCATCATCAGCTGTACAGGAACTCCTATTGCAGAAAACAGAGCCGCTAGCGGGCAGTGTTGGAACCATAGGTCAAATTGAGTCTCAAATGTTGACGTCCTCCCTTTTACCTCCATCTAAAGAGCGCCGCTCTGTCATATGTGATGTTTGTCCCAATCGCCGCAGTACACCAGAAAGGGATGGGGAACGTGAAAGAGAGCGGGAAAAAAGTCCAATTGGTGCCTCTGTGATCCAACTGCCATCAACAAATGATCTAGGGAACAGTAAGGAGATGGGAGATAAAAAAGAGGTTGGAGTGAAGGTAGCATCAAAGGAGACTGCAGAGGCTGTCCATCATAGTGGTCTTACAACCAAGGAAACTGATGTTGAGCATCATAAAAAGGCTTTACACCCATCTGTGGTTATGAATGCAGAGCCTCTTAGAAGAGGTAAGATTGATTTGACCACCACCATGCCCTCTCAACATCTGCAGCAAACCTCTCACTATCCCTCTACCACCAACCCTCTGTCTCCaccatcaagacatcagtcatacCCGCATGGTGTAGATTTATCTGCAGGGCATGCCAGTGGCTTTCCTGGTTCCAGGTTTGGTGATGCAAGAGAGGGCAATATGATGCCACGTAACCCCCATTTTCACAATCCCTACCACTCACCCCAAGTTCATTTACAAAACCCACAATCCGCAAACAAATTACAAATGTATACTCACCTCCATGCTCATGACTTGGATGACAGGCTTGATTGGGCAGCTACCATTAATAGACCCACCAAGGATATGATGCAGTCCAGTACTTCTCCAGGTAGACATAAACTCAGTCATTCAGAGCAGAGACAAAGAATGCAGTCTCCAACTGACATTTTGCACAATCGCCAACCGTTTGCTAAACAGCAAGTTCCTCATCAGAACACTTACTATGACATGAAAATGTGGGAGTCAACACACTCTGGTAGAGAGAGTATGGGGATGTTGGAGGGGGATCCTTACCAGAGAAGTCAACAGCCACCTCCTGCTGCTCCTCTTGGGTCTGTTGCCCCCCAATTGGTCCCAACAGCTCCACCAGTCTCTAACATTCTTGAATCACCTGTCTCCCGAGTGGTTACAGAAGAAATCTTTAAATCACTCCATCCAACACCTAATTCCATGAAAACAGTTGGTCCCAGTATTGGTGGGAATGTCAATTCCGTGATGCCACAGAGCCATCGACCAAATAAAACTGGGGGTTCTGGGGACACTAATCCATTAATGTTGAGGAGGAGAGTTCGTTCTTTCATTTCCCCTATCCCAGCCAAGAGGCAGCATCAGGATGTATCACAGCAAAGGAGTGCCCCTAGTTCATATCACTCACCTTTGACATACTCTGAATCCAGCCTCCAAAATGACGATGACTCATCCAGTTCAGATATAACTACACTTGGTTCGCCTAATACTCCTTGTCTCACACCTGGACAAAGCACTTATTCACAATCCTCCTCACCTGTTCAGGGTAAGAAGAGTCTGCCTCCAAGAAAAGGGAGAGGTTTGAAACTGGAGGCTATTGTTCAGAAAATTACACCAAATGTGAAGAAATCTACTAACAGCGGCCATACCGATGTTGACTCAAATGATTTTGCTGGATTTTCTCACACTGAAATGTCACAGTTTACTGACACACAGGACGAAGAGGAATGTTTACCTTATCTCGATGAAAGTCTCTCATTAAGTGACATTATGCCCTACAGAGGGGTTGATGAGACTGGACCGTTACCTCCCACCGCATACCCCTGtgatcctcaccagacatcacaagTTCTTAAACGTGGCACCACAGGAACTGTTACAAGACCTTTGCAGCCAGACTTTGACTTTGGCTTAGGGACTGCAGCATCTAGTACTGGTGATAGAGATAAAGAGATACCTGCTGACTTCACCTTGTTAGGGCCCttacccccacctccaccactaccttgtcCAGTACAGGGCTCCCCCCCACCTTCTTCATCTGCCTTGTCTGATATTCAACATTTCACTAATACTTACCAGCAACTTGAGACTCGAAGAGGTGAACAATCTGCTGCTAACCTTCTGAGACAAAAACTTGAAGAAACTGGGATTGGATTTGATGATTACAGTAGCAGTGACTATTATGGAAcaaccccaccacaccacagtcAGGCTCAAGGGCACTTACTAAGACAGCCACATCAAACTTCTCCAAGGTCATCTTTGGCAATGACAGGGTCACCACAAGATTCCAAACAATCAGACAATTCTGTACCCAAAGGCTATTTCCCATCAGGCAAGAAGAAGGGAAGGCCTGTTGGAAGTGTGAATAAGCAAAAACGTCCTCAAGCCACCCAGGCCCAGGCACAGAATGCGAGCCCAAGTGCTCTGTCTGGCCCACCCATTGAATCTCCTGCAACTGTTAGTCCACAGGTAGCCCCAAGCCCTAGCACTACAGCCTCTGCCCCATCAGTCACTCCTCCAACTGATCAGAAAATGACACCTCCTGAGATTCCACCAGTCTTGACCCAAGCAGTAAAAGTGGATGCTGAAAGTGAGGACACTCAGCCAGAGCCGGAGGTGATATCAGTCTGCCAGAAACAAGGGGGGGTGAAAGATGAGAGTGAGGTAGTGGGATCAAGAGgcaggcagaggaggaggaggagaagaggagtagcAGCAGTGGCGGCCAAAGATGACCTGGAAGCGGCTACAAGAGCAGGGGAACATTTTGAAAACAGCAGAGTTTTTCCTGATAATAGCAAGTGTGCCTTTGCTCCATACATACATGTGGAGAGGAAAGTAGCTGAGATGGGAGCCGTGTGCACAATTGTGAATGGTGAAGAGGAAAAGATGAAGGGAGAGGGTGGAGCGGTTGGAGGGAAAGCAAGCAGTAGTGGTATTGAAGCTCTTCTGACCTCAGCTCTTTTGTCTCAACTGCCTAGGAGAGACGGAGACATTGAGAGGGTCAAAGAGAAGAGGGAACTGGAGGATGTAGACTCTGCCCTCCAGGCAGGAAAGGTTCTACCTTCATCTGAGTACCTTCTACCAGGCCCTGTGATTACTGAATCCATTCATTCTGGCCgtcttctctgctgcctgtgcCAGAAATGGGCCAATTACAAAAACCTTGGGGATCTCTATGGACCTTACTACCCTCCTGAATATGCTACGAGGCTTCCCAAGAATCAACCCCAGATTCGACAGAGTCTTGTAACTACTGGGATGAGTAGAAATGTGCAAAATCTAGACACCATTTCAAATGTGTTGACCACACAGGGCCCTGAACTGCAAGATGTGCCAATTATCAAGTCCTCAACTTATAGTGATTGCATGTTCAGTCAAGAGACAAGTACAACTTCCCCTGCCACTGCTGTTGGCACTGCCTCTCCAGCAGGTGGAGGGGAGATGCTTTATCTGGCCAGCAAACTTGCTAAAAGCACTACCAACAAGACAACAGTTCTTAATTGGGACATGCCTCCAGAGTTAAAGCCAGTTACTGAGCTAAGGAAACAACCTGAACTTCAGAATGAGCCCACTTACAGTCAGCAAAACCAACCATGCCAGCAACAGCAGACAGAAGACACTCAACAAAGGCCACAACACAGAAAGCTGACGTCGCACCCGAGATTTAAAAGGAGACAGAAATCCAGTGAGAATTCCCCAAGAATGGTGCCATCCAACAGCAAAGCCTCATTGCCATTCCAGCCTCCTCCCCCAACCTTAGACTCCCTTGGGCCTTTGGCACAGCTGGCCCAACTTCCTCAGATGCCTATGGACCCAGAGGAGCTGTGGGTGCATGAGGCATGCATGGTCTGGACCAGTGGGGTTTACCTGGTCAATGGGAGACTGTATGGCCTACAGGAGGCACTAGATGGTGCCAGAGACACA GTCTGCTCATATTGTGAAATGGTTGGCTCAACCCTCGGCTGTTACAGCAAAGGCTGCACACTGAGATATCACTACCCGTGTGCCATGGATGCAG ACTGCTCTCTGAATGAAGATAACTTTTCACTACGATGTCCGAAGCACAAG TTTCCCCAGAGCAGCCAGCCAGCTAAATCTGTGTACCTTGAGCAgtctgagagaggctga